DNA from Tursiops truncatus isolate mTurTru1 chromosome 8, mTurTru1.mat.Y, whole genome shotgun sequence:
CTTTCCCGCCTCTGCCTGGACTACGAGACCGCCACCATCTCCTACATCCTCACCCTCACCGACGAACAGTTTCTGGTGCAGGTGAACTGCTAGCTCagagcagggtggggggaggtgatGCTAGGAACACAGGAGGCTGGGCAGTGCCCTCATGGTCAGGGCTGCCTGTGCCCAACTCAGCCTGCCCCTTGCCCAGCCTGTGCCCAGCTCCTGGTGGCCAGTGGCTGCAGAGCTGCCCCCAGTACCCACTGCCTGTCTGTCCTCTGCATCCCTGGCTCAGGACCAGTCTCCAGTGACACCCGTGAGCACACTGTGTGCGGAGGCCAGGGAGACGGCACGGCGGCTGCTAACCCACTATGTGAAGGTGCAGGGCCTGGTCATATCGCAGATGCTGCGCAAGAGTGTGGAGACGCGGGACTGGCTCAGTACCCTGGAGCCTCGGAACGTGCGTGCTGTCATGAAGCGGGTGGTGGAGGACACGACAGCTATCGACGTGCAGGTGCTGCCCTGGGCTGGCCAGGGGAACTCTGACGTGGGCTGGGGGTGCTGGGGGAACAGGCCTCTGAGGATCATGACAGGAGGGGCCAGGCAGTGCCTGCATCTACGGCCTTCCTCCTCAGCCATGGTGGCCTCATCACCCGCATTTCAGCtaggaggaggaagctgaggcccagagtcACCCAGGAAATCAGGTCAGGGTTGGCCCTGAAGATTTGGCCTCAGTACCAACTCTTATGTTCCACTCTTGCCCCACTCCACTGGTTCTGTAAATAGTGACTGGGTACCAACTAGGTACAGGCCCTAACTACCCTGTGGTTTTTATAACGGTTGTGATTCTTACAACAAATGAGTGTGTAACTTAGGGCATCCTTGGCCCTTGCCCAAGGCACCTGGTGGGCTGCATGTTCCCCGTGCCCTGGCCTCCTTGCAGTTCCTCCTTCCACCACCAGGTGGGGCTCCTGTATGAGGAGGGTGTTCGCAAGGCCCAGAGCAGCGACTCTAGCAAGAGGACCTTCTCCGTTTACAGCAGCTCTCGGCAGCAGGGCCGTTATGCACCCAGCTACACACCCAGGTCTGGCTGGTCAGGGTAGGCGCAGGGAGGATGGAGAAAGGAGGACCGGGGTGCAGGGGTGGGCTCTGATTGCTTGTCTCCTCCCATTCAGTGCCCCAATGGACACCAACCTCTTGAGCAACATCCAGAAGCTGTTCTCTGAGCGTATTGACGTGTTCAGTCCTGTGGAGTTCAATAAGGTCTGAAGTCCATAGTGACCCTGCCTTCCCAGGGCCCCTTGGGAAGGTTGGCTGAAGCAGCCCCGCACTGGCCCAGGGAGCCCTAGGACTCTgattccccgccccccaccccgtctcTGTTTCTGAGAGATGTTTCTAGGAGTGAGTGGTCATCCAGAGCCCCGCCATCACCATCTCATAGCCCTCTGCCCACGTCTGGGTGATAATCTAGTATACCTCTTGGCCCTCGTCCTTATCCCCACCATAGCCCTGGGTCCTCCCCAGGGATTCCTAGTCACACCATGGGCCCTGCCCCAACCCAGCCCGTGCTCAGGGACCTGATACTCTCCCTCCAACTTAGTAAgcttttcccctccccatatcagTGCTGacccccatctctgcctcagGTTGCTGGGCCCTCCCCGTCCACTCTCCTCCAGATGATGGGGCCAACCTTGTGTGGTCCCTCCCTCTTACCTGGGTCCTGGGACTTTCCACCCCATCACAGCTACTGGCATTTTGCCGTCTCCTTGGCCCCTGCACAGAACGTGGGTGCCCTTCCTCGGGGATCTAGTGCCCCTCCCCAACACCTGCTGTAGTGGGTCTGCATCCCTGTGTCCCTACGTGCAGGTGTCGGTGCTGACTGGCATCATCAAAATCAGCCTGAAGACACTGCTGGAGTGCGTGCGGCTGCGCACCTTCGGGCGCTTCGGGCTGCAGCAGGTGCAGGTGGACTGCCACTTCCTGCAGCTCTACCTGTGGCGCTTTGTGGCTGATGAGGAGCTTGTGCACCTGCTGCTGGACGAAGTGGTGGCCTCAGCTGCCCTGCGCTGCCCGGACCCAGTGCCCATGGAACCCAGTGTCGTCGAGGTCATCTGTGAGCGTGGCTAGGCCCGGTCACACCAATCCATTCATCCCCTGGTGGCCCGACCTGGTGGCCCGCCCTGGTGGCCCTTCCCCTCGGGGCCTGCCTAATAAAGACGTGTTGTCTCCTGCTCCCTGTCGCCTGCATGGGCGGGgcttgtggggggagggaggtggagctGTGAGCCTGAGACTACAGAGGCGGCTTTGGAGGCGGTCCTGTTGGTCTCGCCCCTGAGAGACGATTGGCTGACCTGCTGGGCCCAGGATGGGCCGGGGGCGGGTCCATTTAAAGACCTCGGGACAAAAGCGGTCGCTGTCTGTGCTCCGTGCAGAGACAGGTGCAAGCCCAGCTGGGCTGGGTCCTCCGTGTCACCGAGCCCATCtcctgggggatggggtgggctgTGTTTTCTTGACGGATTTTTGAGAGCCCCCAACCCCCGGCGGAGCGGAGGATACCATGGTCCCTCAGGGCTCCCGGGCTGAGCTGGAATTCGGAGGACCCCTGGGTAATGGGGCAGAAAGAGGGGGTATTTGGGGCCAGAGCTATGTGAGGGAGAACTGGAGGGTTGAGCTATGAgcggggatgggggcagggtctGAGGATGAAAGGCTTTGAGGGGTATCGGGAGTCAGGATCTAGGAGTGTGCGGGGAAGCGTCTGGAGAGGGGGCTGAGGAGGAGCCAGTTCTGGCGGCTGCAGAGTAGGGGATCTGTGGCATGGAGGACCGGGCGGACTAGGGGGAACGCGAGCAGGACCCTCGAGGGGACCAAGACAGTAGTCATAGAAGGGGGCCGAGCGCTGAGAACGGGGTGTGGAAGGCGGCGATGGGAATGCTGATGGGGCCCTGGCTATGACAGGGCGCCTGTGGGGGTCCGGGAGAGTTGGAGAGTGGACGCCCGACGCGgctgcccccttccccaggcGCTGcggcactgctgctgctgctccccGCCACCATGTTCCACCTGCTACTGGTAGCCCGCTCGGGCCCGGCGCGCCTCCTGGGCCCACCCCCTTACCTGCCGGAACTCGAGGAGCTGTGGAGCCCTTGGGCGCTGTTGCTGTGTCTCACCTGGCTCGGCCTGCAGGCGACGCTCTACCTCTTGCCGGCGCGCAAGGTGCGGACTCGGCTCGCGGACGCGCGGGGGAGGCGGGCGGAGAGAGGGGGCTCGGCGAGAAGAAAGACGGTCTCAACCCTTAGCGCCCTTTTGTGCCCACAGGTGGCCGAGGGGCAGGAACTGAAGGACAAGAGTCGACTGAGCTACCCCATTAACGGTGCTTGGGGGCTGGGTCCTTGCGCGGAGTTGTGGGGATGGGGTTGGAGCCCCAGGCCCGGTGGGGAGGTCTGTGGAGATGAGCCCGCGACCCCAATTTCTATTTTGTGCCTCTTTTACGCCCAGGACGTAGGGGGTTCCACTGgctccctccacacccctcctccctccactcccagcATTGCTGCCACTCTATGCACCAGAGAAGTGGCTGGGGTGACCCTCCGAAAGCTAAAGTGTCTGACTAATGGCTCGGGACAAGGTCTGCGACCTCCCTGGGCTttaggctgtgtgtgtgtgtgtgtgtgtgtgtgtgtgtgtgtgtgtgtgtattggggggtggggtggagggggaggggtgcaaTCCCCAGGTCTCACTGTGTGCTGTGGTTCAGGCTTCCAGGCCCTGGTGCTGACAGCCCTGTTGGTGGGCCTGGGAGTGTTAGCCGGGCTGCCCCTGAGCGCGCTCCCGGAAATGCTCCTGCCCTTGGCCTTTGCGGCCACCCTCATCGCCTTCATCTTCAGCCTCCTTCTCTATCTGAAGGCTCTGGtagcccctgcctctgccctggcaCCCGGGGGGAACTCAGGTGAGAGGAGCCCCAGTAGGGTGTAGGTGGAGGCAGATGGGGGTGCTTGCGTGCACCTCACCCTCCATTATTCTCCAGGCAATCCCATTTACGACTTTTTCCTGGGACGGGAGCTCAACCCGCGCATCTGTTCCTTTGACTTCAAATATTTCTGCGAACTGCGGCCTGGCCTCATCGGCTGGGTATGCTGGGCATGGCTAAGTGGGCTTCCAgccaggaggaggggtgggatgggtgaGCAGtgcctgggcagggcagggccaatATTGTGCTGACATAAATCATTaatcattcattccacaaataatttGTTGAGTCCACATGTGCCCAAGCACTGCTCTAGGTACTGGGAGACAAAAGCAAGAAAAgttacaggaaagaaagaaaaaaaatctctgtcttCATGAAGCCTGCATTCTAGtggggaaagacagacaaaaaataaGTAGAATACGTATCGCATGTCAGGGGATGCTAAGTGCTACGGAGAAAGAGCAGCGAGGGAGTTGGGGGAGCAGGTGCAATTTTAACTAAAGCCATCAAGCGCAAAATCTGTTTCGAGAAGAGAGTGATCCTGTGCTGCTTGCTGGCCAAAGCGGTGCAGAACTTCAAACTGGTCACTGGGTTTAGCAACCTGTCTGTCACTGGTAGCCTTGAAAACAGGCCAGCTGTGTTTTTTTGGTTATAATCACCCATACTGGACTGGTCAAGATTTCCTGGAGGGTTTCTTGGGCAAGGTCCCTGTCACCTTGGAAACTACCTCATCCAGAGACGGGAGGAGTGCTGGCGCCCGTCACAGATCTGGTCTTCAAGGCTGTTTCCTCATGTGTGAAATGGGATAAAGTAAGAGCTTCCTCCCAAGATTACTGTGAGGATTAGAGGTGGTAACCTGATTGGCAGCCTCAAGCCCAGTGCTACCAGAATGGGGGTGCTCAGTACAGGCTGGCTGCCAGCTGATCATTATCGAGCACTTACTAGGTGCTTAGTGCTTCACACACATTATGGTCCATGATTATCTGCCTTTTCTACATGGAGGTGGGGAAAATACGCTTTAGAGAGGGTAAGCAGCTTGCACAGGTGGCAAAGCTGAGATTCAAAACCGGGTCTGTTTTAACTCTCAAGCCTGAAGTATGCAGTCGCTCCCTACAACGCTCTCCCAAAGGGAACACTGCAGGACACGGCAAGAGAAAACAGGCCGGAGGTGGTCCAGTGCGGTTTCTCTGCCCCTGGGTACAGGGGCCGGAGCCACTCAGCAAAGGCCTGGAGAGTTAGTGACGGAAAGCTGAGAGAAGGGGACAGGCTGGCCACTGCCTTCCCAGGCGCTGCCACCTCTGTGGAGATGGACTGGGAACAGACTGCCCTGTCTCACCCTCTGTGTAACCCCCAGGTCCTCATCAACCTGGCCTTGCTGATGCAGGAAGCAGAACTTCGGGGGAGTCCCTCACTGGCCATGTGGCTGGTCAATGGCTTCCAGCTACTATATGTGGGTGATGCCCTTTGGCACGAGGTGAGGCAGGACTGGGCTAGGGAGGGAGAGGGTGCCTCCCACGAGAGGACCTCGTGGGGACTGAGCCAGTGTGTCTGGGTCCTGTCCCTGCAGGAGGCGGTCCTCACCACCATGGACATCATACATGACGGGTTTGGCTTCATGCTGGCCTTTGGGGACCTCGCCTGGGTACCCTTCACCTACAGCCTGCAGGCCCAGTTCCTGCTGTACCACCCAGAGCCCCTGGGGTTGCCCCTGGCCTCGGTCATCTGCCTCATCAATGGTCAGTCAGGAAGGGGCAGcgctctccctccccctttcatTCGTTCACTATTTATTCAGCACCCACTAGGTAGGTGCTAAGCCTCACACCCTTCTTTAAAGCCAAGGGCTGGGTCCTGGCTCTCCTGGCAGACTGAGTCCAGGCTGTGGGTAGTTGGTCAGGGTCAGAGAGAAGGCCCCTGACTGCCTGCTCACACTTTCTCCCAGCTGTTGGTTACTACATCTTCCGTGGAGCCAATTCTCAGAAAAACACCTTCCGGAAGAATCCTTCTGATCCCAGAGTGGCTGGTGAGCTGGGTTTCTGGGGTGCCATGAAGTGAGGTTGGGCAGCTGGACTTCCAGGGGGTCCCCCATCCCACTACGTCTTTCCCCAGACCTTGAGACCATCTCTACAGCCACAGGGCGACGGCTGCTGGTGTCTGGGTGGTGGGGTATGGTCCGCCATCCCAACTACCTTGGAGACCTCATCATGGCTCTGGCCTGGTCCTTGCCCTGCGGTGAGTGGTTTGGGTTGGCGCACGGCAGGGGCCGTTAAGTGTGTGAGGGGCAGAGGTGGAGTGGTGAGCACAGGATGCCCAGTCTGGGTGTGGAATGGAGAACAGGGCTGCACCCCAGTGGGGGGAGTAGTCAGGGAGCTGGGGATGGACTCAGGGTGTGGCTGGGCCAGACCTCTGTGACAGCCTAGCACGCCAGCACTCCCTGCAGACCATGGACCTTTCACCATGGAGCCCTGAGGGCCCCGTGAGCCATCAGCTGTGGAAACCTTTGTGAACCGGAGGGCTGGCTGAGTGGTCACAGAGACCCCTTTCCCCACAGGGGTGTCCCACCTGTTGCCCTACTTCTACCTCCTTTACTTCACTGCGCTGTTGGTACACCGTGAGGCCCGGGATGAGCAGCAGTGTCTGCGGAAGTATGGCCTGGCCTGGCACGCATACTGCCGGCGTGTGCCCTACCGAATCGTGCCCTACATCTACTGAAGCAGCTCCACGTGTCCCAGGTCGGGCCACGTGCCCAcccagctgccagcacacccAGCACCAGGAGCCTGGACTCACCTGGCACTCAAGGGCCTGCACCCTACCCTGCTCTGAGCTCCGACAGGCAGGGGTGAACAGCCTGATAGGTGGTTGGAGCAAAAGGGGAAAACGAAGACAAAATGGAGTGGAGGGGCTGCTCTTCCTCCTTGGATAAACATCTGGAATGCCTGGTGctgcttctctccctttctgGGGCCAGGTTGCTTAAAAACGGGCTGGGTCAGCCCCGATCAGGGAGAAGCTGACAGGTGGCCTGTGGCCACAAGCGTCTGGGGGTGGGTGGCACAGCAGCTGGCACTCAGAAATGGGCACTGGCGACAGGGCAGACCAGTCACAGCTTTATTAATGACAGAGTGTCCAGTTCAGTCAAGGAGCTCCTCAATGAGAGTCCTCCGGGCAGGTGGCAGGGGGCCTCCCCAGAGCTGCTCCAGCTCCCCAGTGAGGGCTGCCACCTCCACGGCTGCCACAGTGTGGGCTCGGTGGGCCCTGGCGCAGTCTAGAGCCAGGGGTGTGAGGGCCTCCTCATTTTCGTTGGTCCAAGACAGCAGGAACTGGCACTTCTTTCGGGCCCGGTAGAGGCAATCTCGTTCCTCAGGGGCCACAGCTCGTTTCCGGGCTCGGCCCAGGGTCTGTGTCAGGTCCCCCAGTGCTGCCAACGTGTAGCCTTTCTGGTTGGCCGGGCCCTCACCCAGCAGGATGAGGGCGGCCTCGCGCATGGCACCCCGTGTGCCCAGGGGTCCGGGGGGATGCTCGCCTGCTTCCAGCACGTGGGCTGCGGCCTGCAGGGCCTCCTCGGTAGAGGTGAAGACTTGCTGGGCGCCCAGGACTCCAGAAACGCTGAGCAGCGTGGCACAGAACTCAGAGAGCAGAGCCTCGTCGCCGCCGTGATACAGGGCAAGAGTGTGTGC
Protein-coding regions in this window:
- the TM7SF2 gene encoding delta(14)-sterol reductase TM7SF2 isoform X4, giving the protein MVPQGSRAELEFGGPLGAAALLLLLPATMFHLLLVARSGPARLLGPPPYLPELEELWSPWALLLCLTWLGLQATLYLLPARKVAEGQELKDKSRLSYPINGNPIYDFFLGRELNPRICSFDFKYFCELRPGLIGWVLINLALLMQEAELRGSPSLAMWLVNGFQLLYVGDALWHEEAVLTTMDIIHDGFGFMLAFGDLAWVPFTYSLQAQFLLYHPEPLGLPLASVICLINAVGYYIFRGANSQKNTFRKNPSDPRVADLETISTATGRRLLVSGWWGMVRHPNYLGDLIMALAWSLPCGVSHLLPYFYLLYFTALLVHREARDEQQCLRKYGLAWHAYCRRVPYRIVPYIY
- the TM7SF2 gene encoding delta(14)-sterol reductase TM7SF2 isoform X2, translating into MFHLLLVARSGPARLLGPPPYLPELEELWSPWALLLCLTWLGLQATLYLLPARKVAEGQELKDKSRLSYPINGAWGLGPCAELWGWGWSPRPGGEVCGDEPATPISILCLFYAQDVGGSTGSLHTPPPSTPSIAATLCTREVAGVTLRKLKCLTNGSGQGFQALVLTALLVGLGVLAGLPLSALPEMLLPLAFAATLIAFIFSLLLYLKALVAPASALAPGGNSGNPIYDFFLGRELNPRICSFDFKYFCELRPGLIGWVLINLALLMQEAELRGSPSLAMWLVNGFQLLYVGDALWHEEAVLTTMDIIHDGFGFMLAFGDLAWVPFTYSLQAQFLLYHPEPLGLPLASVICLINAVGYYIFRGANSQKNTFRKNPSDPRVADLETISTATGRRLLVSGWWGMVRHPNYLGDLIMALAWSLPCGVSHLLPYFYLLYFTALLVHREARDEQQCLRKYGLAWHAYCRRVPYRIVPYIY
- the TM7SF2 gene encoding delta(14)-sterol reductase TM7SF2 isoform X3, translating into MVPQGSRAELEFGGPLGAAALLLLLPATMFHLLLVARSGPARLLGPPPYLPELEELWSPWALLLCLTWLGLQATLYLLPARKVAEGQELKDKSRLSYPINGFQALVLTALLVGLGVLAGLPLSALPEMLLPLAFAATLIAFIFSLLLYLKALVAPASALAPGGNSGNPIYDFFLGRELNPRICSFDFKYFCELRPGLIGWVLINLALLMQEAELRGSPSLAMWLVNGFQLLYVGDALWHEEAVLTTMDIIHDGFGFMLAFGDLAWVPFTYSLQAQFLLYHPEPLGLPLASVICLINAVGYYIFRGANSQKNTFRKNPSDPRVADLETISTATGRRLLVSGWWGMVRHPNYLGDLIMALAWSLPCGVSHLLPYFYLLYFTALLVHREARDEQQCLRKYGLAWHAYCRRVPYRIVPYIY
- the TM7SF2 gene encoding delta(14)-sterol reductase TM7SF2 isoform X1, whose protein sequence is MVPQGSRAELEFGGPLGAAALLLLLPATMFHLLLVARSGPARLLGPPPYLPELEELWSPWALLLCLTWLGLQATLYLLPARKVAEGQELKDKSRLSYPINGAWGLGPCAELWGWGWSPRPGGEVCGDEPATPISILCLFYAQDVGGSTGSLHTPPPSTPSIAATLCTREVAGVTLRKLKCLTNGSGQGFQALVLTALLVGLGVLAGLPLSALPEMLLPLAFAATLIAFIFSLLLYLKALVAPASALAPGGNSGNPIYDFFLGRELNPRICSFDFKYFCELRPGLIGWVLINLALLMQEAELRGSPSLAMWLVNGFQLLYVGDALWHEEAVLTTMDIIHDGFGFMLAFGDLAWVPFTYSLQAQFLLYHPEPLGLPLASVICLINAVGYYIFRGANSQKNTFRKNPSDPRVADLETISTATGRRLLVSGWWGMVRHPNYLGDLIMALAWSLPCGVSHLLPYFYLLYFTALLVHREARDEQQCLRKYGLAWHAYCRRVPYRIVPYIY